The Celeribacter marinus genome window below encodes:
- a CDS encoding LacI family DNA-binding transcriptional regulator, whose amino-acid sequence MSQDQDFTPPKRPLTLRDVSEASGVSEMTVSRVLRNRGDVSETTRNKVLEAARELGYVPNKIAGALASSRVNLVAVIIPSLSNMVFPEVMTGISDILDETELQAVVGVTHYKPEREEKVLYQMLSWRPSGVIIAGLEHTEASKAMLAAAGIPVVEIMDTDGDAIDAKVGISHRRAGRQMAQAIIEAGYKRIGFLGTKMPLDHRARKRFEGFTETLAKAGLEIADQEFYSGGSALVKGREMTQTILERNADEPLDFLYYSNDMIASGGLLYCLDNGIDVPGDIGLAGFNGIEFIDGLPKKLATMKAMRSEIGRAAAQIIAKRVADSSAPRGEEIVLEPELKFGETLRRKKKPF is encoded by the coding sequence ATGTCGCAGGATCAGGATTTCACCCCACCTAAACGTCCGCTTACACTTCGCGATGTGTCAGAGGCCTCGGGTGTGTCCGAGATGACCGTGAGCCGCGTGCTGCGAAATCGTGGCGATGTGTCGGAGACGACACGTAACAAAGTGTTAGAGGCCGCGCGCGAGCTTGGGTATGTCCCCAACAAAATTGCAGGCGCTTTGGCATCGAGCCGCGTGAACCTCGTTGCTGTGATCATTCCGTCTTTGTCCAACATGGTATTTCCCGAAGTGATGACAGGGATTTCCGACATTCTCGACGAGACCGAATTACAGGCTGTCGTGGGCGTCACCCATTATAAACCCGAACGCGAAGAAAAGGTGTTGTACCAGATGCTGTCATGGCGTCCCTCGGGAGTCATTATTGCGGGGCTGGAGCATACCGAAGCCTCCAAAGCGATGTTGGCAGCAGCGGGCATTCCCGTGGTCGAGATTATGGACACCGATGGCGATGCGATTGATGCCAAAGTTGGCATTTCCCATCGCCGTGCAGGCCGCCAAATGGCGCAGGCTATTATCGAGGCAGGGTACAAACGCATCGGCTTTCTCGGTACAAAAATGCCCCTCGATCACCGTGCCCGCAAACGCTTTGAGGGATTTACGGAGACATTGGCGAAAGCTGGTCTAGAGATCGCAGATCAGGAGTTCTATTCGGGCGGATCCGCCTTGGTCAAAGGGCGCGAGATGACCCAGACCATTTTGGAACGCAACGCCGACGAGCCGCTTGATTTCCTGTATTACTCCAACGACATGATTGCCTCTGGCGGGCTACTATACTGTCTCGACAACGGGATTGACGTGCCGGGGGACATTGGCTTGGCCGGATTTAACGGCATTGAGTTCATCGACGGGCTACCCAAGAAGCTCGCGACAATGAAAGCCATGCGCTCGGAGATCGGTCGCGCCGCGGCACAGATCATTGCAAAACGCGTGGCCGATAGCAGTGCCCCGCGTGGTGAAGAGATCGTGTTGGAGCCAGAGCTGAAATTCGGCGAAACCCTGCGCCGCAAGAAAAAGCCGTTCTAG